One Glycine max cultivar Williams 82 chromosome 3, Glycine_max_v4.0, whole genome shotgun sequence DNA window includes the following coding sequences:
- the LOC100789677 gene encoding probable leucine-rich repeat receptor-like protein kinase At1g35710, which produces MNQSSMANCVCSLLIMALYNMLLPSVIVTSMTHSSNSSTINEERQALLQSGWWNDYLNISDHCAWDAITCNEAGSVIIILGWKIPPSEELRRLQNLNMTAFPNLEVLYLYGMSLRGSIPKEISTLTKLTDLYLSNNHLQGSIPVELGSLTQLVLLSLYNNSLTGSIPSTLSQLVNLRYLLLSFNQLEGAIPAELGNLTQLIGFYLSNNSITGSIPSSLGQLQNLTILLLDSNRIQGPIPEEFGNLKSLHILYLSNNLLTSTIPPTLGRLENLTHLFLDSNQIEGHIPLELANLSNLDTLHLSQNKISGLIPPKLFQMGKMHSLYLSSNLLSGSIPIENLKCPSIATVDLSYNLLNGSIPSQIGCVNNLDLSHNFLKGEVPSLLGKNSILDRLDLSYNNLTGKLYKELATLTYINLSYNSFDFSQDLDLKAHIPDYCSFPRDSLISHNPPNFTSCDPSPQTNSPTSKAKPITVIVLPIIGIILGVILLALYFARCFSKTKFEGGLAKNGDLFSVWNYDGKVAFEDIIEATEDFHIKYCIGTGAYGSVYRVQLPTGKIVAVKKLHQMEAQNPSFDKSFRNEVKMLTEICHRNIVKLHGFCLHNRCMFLVYQYMESGSLFYALNNDVEAQELNWSKRVNIIKGMANALSYMHHDCTPPIIHRDVTSSNVLLNSHLQAFVSDFGTARLLDPDSSNQTLVVGTYGYIAPELAYTLTVSEKCDVFSFGVVALETLMGRHPGEFISSLSNSSTQNILLKDLLDSRLPLPVFPKDAQDIMLVVALALACLCFQPKSRPSMQQVAQELCASKLPPPLPFYKISIAQLMTPDILLSFI; this is translated from the exons ATGAATCAATCGAGCATGGCAAACTGTGTTTGCAGTTTATTAATTATGGCCCTTTATAACATGTTGCTACCATCCGTTATTGTTACCAGCATGACACATTCTTCTAATTCCTCAACCATAAATGAGGAACGACAGGCTTTGCTCCAAAGCGGTTGGTGGAATGATTACCTAAATATCTCAGACCATTGTGCTTGGGATGCTATCACTTGTAATGAAGCTGGAAGTGTTATTATAATTCTCGGTTGGAAGATTCCTCCATCTGAAGAATTGCGGCGGCTTCAGAACTTGAACATGACTGCCTTCCCCAATTTAGAGGTTCTATATCTATATGGAATGAGTCTTAGGGGAAGCATCCCTAAAGAAATAAGCACACTTACAAAGCTTACCGATCTTTACCTATCGAATAATCATCTTCAAG GTTCAATACCAGTAGAACTAGGGAGTTTGACACAACTAGTGCTTTTGTCTCTTTATAATAATTCGCTAACGGGTTCAATCCCTTCTACTTTGAGTCAATTGGTCAATTTGAGATATCTCCTTCTATCTTTCAACCAACTTGAAGGTGCCATACCAGCAGAACTGGGGAATTTAACACAACTGATTGGATTTTATCTCTCCAACAATTCAATCACCGGTTCAATCCCTTCTAGTTTGGGTCAATTACAGAATTTGACTATTCTCCTTCTTGATTCTAATCGTATTCAAGGTCCCATACCAGAAGAATTTGGAAATTTAAAATCTCTACATATATTATATCTGTCAAACAATTTGCTCACCAGTACAATTCCCCCTACATTGGGTCGATTGGAGAATTTGACACACCTCTTCCTTGATTCTAACCAAATAGAAGGTCACATACCCCTAGAGCTAGCGAATTTGTCCAATTTAGACACTTTACATCTTTCACAAAACAAGATCTCCGGTTTAATACCTCCAAAACTATTTCAAATGGGCAAAATGCATTCTTTATATCTCTCATCAAATCTGTTAAGTGGCTCAATCCCAATAGAGAATCTGAAATGTCCCTCTATTGCAACAGTTGATTTAAGTTACAACTTGTTAAATGGAAGCATACCTTCTCAAATTGGTTGTGTCAATAACCTTGACCTTAGCCACAATTTTCTTAAAGGTGAGGTTCCATCTCTTTTGGGAAAGAATTCCATACTAGATAGGTTGGATCTTAGTTATAATAATCTCACAGGTAAACTGTACAAGGAACTTGCTACTCTAACATATATAAACCTTTCATACAATTCTTTTGACTTTTCACAAGACCTTGACTTGAAGGCACACATACCAGATTATTGTTCTTTCCCAAGAGACTCACTAATCAGTCACAACCCACCAAATTTTACATCTTGTGATCCTTCCCCCCAAACAAATTCTCCAACTAGTAAAGCTAAGCCTATCACTGTAATTGTTCTTCCTATCATCGGTATAATTCTTGGTGTAATTCTTTTAGCATTATATTTCGCAAGATGCttttctaaaaccaaatttgaaGGAGGATTAGCAAAGAATGGAGACTTGTTTTCTGTATGGAACTATGATGGCAAAGTTGCATTTGAAGACATCATTGAAGCAACTGAAGACTTTCACATCAAGTACTGCATTGGGACTGGTGCATATGGAAGTGTCTATAGAGTTCAATTGCCGACTGGCAAAATTGTTGCAGTGAAGAAACTTCACCAAATGGAAGCTCAAAATCCATCTTTTGACAAAAGTTTCCGCAATGAGGTCAAGATGCTAACCGAAATATGCCATAGAAACATTGTAAAGCTTCATGGTTTTTGCCTACATAATCGGTGTATGTTTCTAGTCTATCAATACATGGAAAGTGGTAGCTTATTTTATGCCTTGAATAATGATGTGGAAGCTCAGGAGTTGAATTGGAGCAAGAGGGTGAACATCATTAAAGGAATGGCAAATGCTTTGTCCTACATGCATCATGATTGTACACCACCCATTATTCATCGAGATGTAACAAGTAGCAATGTTTTATTGAACTCACACTTGCAGGCTTTTGTCTCAGACTTTGGCACAGCTAGACTCCTTGATCCTGATTCTTCAAATCAAACATTAGTAGTTGGCACATACGGATATATTGCCCCAG AGCTTGCTTACACATTGACTGTATCAGAAAAATGTGATGTTTTTAGTTTTGGGGTTGTGGCATTAGAAACATTAATGGGAAGACATCCAGGAGAGTTCATCTCGTCTTTATCAAATTCATCAACTCAAAACATATTACTGAAGGACCTCTTGGATTCACGTCTTCCTCTTCCTGTTTTTCCAAAAGATGCTCAAGATATAATGCTTGTGGTAGCACTAGCATTGGCTTGCTTGTGTTTCCAACCAAAGTCTAGACCATCAATGCAACAAGTGGCTCAAGAACTCTGTGCTTCGAAACTACCCCCACCTCTGCCTTTCtataaaatttcaattgctCAGTTGATGACTCCAGATATATTATTGTCTTTCATTTGA
- the LOC100790218 gene encoding UDP-glucuronate 4-epimerase 3 translates to MSQLKQMSHIDSAPPTPGKFKMDKASYFNRVRWHTSLAKLAVWSFVFLGAILIFFLRSPASSPVPADLSRRSLRTYNWGGPVWEKRVRASAQVRSRNGFAVLVTGAAGFVGTHVSAALKRRGDGVLGLDNFNDYYDPSLKRARQGLLERNGVYIVEGDINDEALLRKLFEVVPFTHVMHLAAQAGVRYAMENPGSYVHSNIAGFVNLLEVCKSVNPQPAIVWASSSSVYGLNTKVPFSERDRTDQPASLYAATKKAGEEIAHTYNHIYGLSLTGLRFFTVYGPWGRPDMAYFFFTRDLLKGKPIPIFEAANHGTVARDFTYIDDIVRGCLGALDTAEKSTGSGGKKRGPAQLRVFNLGNTSPVPVSDLVSILERLLKVKAKRNIMKLPRNGDVQFTHANISYAQSELGYKPTTDLQSGLKKFVRWYLNYYSGGKKAVE, encoded by the coding sequence ATGTCCCAACTGAAGCAAATGTCGCACATAGACAGTGCCCCTCCGACCCCAGGGAAGTTCAAGATGGATAAAGCTTCGTACTTCAACCGCGTGCGGTGGCACACCTCGCTGGCGAAGCTCGCAGTGTGGTCCTTCGTGTTCCTGGGCGCGATCTTGATCTTTTTCCTCCGCTCGCCGGCATCGTCTCCGGTCCCGGCGGACCTCTCCCGGCGGTCCCTGCGAACCTACAACTGGGGCGGACCCGTTTGGGAGAAACGGGTCCGGGCATCCGCCCAGGTCCGGTCCCGAAACGGGTTCGCCGTGTTGGTCACCGGCGCCGCCGGTTTTGTAGGCACCCACGTCTCCGCGGCGCTTAAGCGCCGCGGTGACGGGGTGCTTGGACTTGACAATTTCAATGACTATTATGACCCTTCACTTAAGCGTGCACGCCAGGGGCTCCTGGAGCGCAATGGCGTGTACATAGTTGAGGGTGATATCAATGATGAGGCACTCTTGAGAAAACTTTTCGAGGTTGTGCCTTTCACTCATGTGATGCACTTGGCTGCTCAGGCTGGTGTGAGGTATGCCATGGAGAATCCTGGCTCTTATGTTCATAGCAACATTGCTGGTTTTGTGAATTTGCTTGAGGTTTGTAAGAGTGTGAATCCACAACCTGCTATTGTGTGGGCCTCTAGTAGCTCAGTTTATGGACTCAACACTAAGGTTCCATTCTCTGAGAGGGATAGGACTGATCAGCCTGCTAGTTTGTATGCTGCAACCAAGAAGGCTGGTGAGGAGATTGCTCACACTTATAACCATATCTATGGTCTTTCATTGACTGGATTGAGGTTCTTCACTGTTTATGGTCCTTGGGGTAGGCCTGATATGGCTTACTTCTTCTTCACTAGGGATCTTCTGAAGGGGAAGCCCATCCCTATTTTCGAGGCCGCGAATCATGGAACCGTTGCTAGGGATTTTACTTACATTGATGATATTGTGAGGGGTTGTTTGGGGGCTTTGGATACTGCAGAGAAGAGCACGGGGAGTGGGGGGAAGAAGAGGGGGCCAGCACAGTTGAGGGTGTTCAATTTGGGGAACACTTCGCCGGTTCCGGTTAGTGATCTCGTGAGCATTTTGGAGAGGCTTCTGAAGGTTAAGGCGAAGAGGAACATAATGAAGTTGCCGCGGAATGGGGATGTGCAGTTTACTCATGCCAACATTAGCTATGCTCAGAGTGAGCTTGGGTACAAGCCGACCACGGATCTGCAGAGTGGTTTGAAGAAATTCGTGCGGTGGTACCTGAATTACTATTCTGGCGGGAAGAAAGCTGTTGAGTGA
- the LOC102670533 gene encoding UPF0481 protein At3g47200, with the protein MQSIERDLQTQQPKIQRVDIHMRKNQNFAKYFSPRMLSIGPIHHGKENLRLGEHYKLIWTAMYLKESKQNPEDLCQKIELHIEEVKGFYTKEAIGDYNDNDLVWMLFVDGCSVLQIMQKLDAVHPKKLRIKFDQQEHVIMDLHLLENQVPYKVLELLSNNDEAMLLHSMFNLGFDGFLSYIVYDSLIPFNDSESWAKIFEKLLSDEDLPQAKRKPNHVLDFVRLMFLKIDYKDLMVNKSKQENEIPKKGDGEHKIDVKGRHSSWLTYKNIRELKAAGIQVRKNETLCLNNVSFVSKWFSGELTLPWFHVDELFFYIYLNMIAYEKCPDFHYNYDICSYLAFLDTLVDDANDLKELRLAGVCQNTLGSDEEVAKLLNSIGTELASKEFCLLSTGMMAYNEKYTRVRDEIKKHCNTKWKTWMAQVYNTHFSNPWSICAFLAAALALVLTAIQTWLAFLSNN; encoded by the coding sequence ATGCAAAGTATTGAAAGGGATCTTCAAACTCAACAACCCAAAATACAAAGGGTTGACATACATATGCGGAAAAACCAAAACTTTGCCAAGTATTTTTCTCCTAGGATGCTATCAATTGGTCCCATCCACCATGGCAAGGAGAATCTCAGGCTAGGAGAGCATTACAAGCTTATTTGGACAGCAATGTATTTGAAGGAAAGCAAACAAAACCCTGAAGATCTATGTCAAAAAATTGAACTACACATTGAAGAAGTGAAGGGTTTTTACACTAAGGAAGCAATTGGAGACTACAATGACAACGACCTCGTGTGGATGTTGTTTGTGGACGGATGTTCTGTCCTTCAAATCATGCAAAAATTGGACGCAGTGCATCCAAAAAAACTGAGGATTAAATTTGACCAGCAAGAGCATGTGATCATGGATTTGCATTTATTGGAGAACCAAGTTCCATACAAAGTTCTCGAGCTTTTGAGCAACAATGATGAGGCCATGTTACTGCACTCCATGTTCAACCTCGGATTTGATGGCTTTCTAAGTTATATTGTCTATGATTCCTTAATCCCATTCAATGATAGTGAATCTTGGGCAAAAATCTTCGAAAAGCTTCTCTCAGACGAAGATCTACCACAAGCGAAGCGCAAACCAAATCATGTACTTGATTTTGTGCGCTTAATGTTCTTgaaaattgattataaagatCTTATGGTGAACAAGAGTAAGCAAGAGAATGAAATCCCAAAAAAAGGTGATGGTGAACATAAGATAGATGTCAAAGGTCGTCATAGTTCATGGCTAACATATAAAAACATAAGGGAACTCAAAGCAGCTGGAATTCAAGTGCGAAAGAATGAGACACTATGCTTGAATAATGTCTCTTTTGTCTCCAAGTGGTTTTCTGGAGAGTTGACACTTCCTTGGTTTCATGTTGATGAGTTGTTCTTTTACATCTACTTAAACATGATAGCATACGAGAAGTGCCCAGATTTTCATTATAACTACGATATATGCTCCTACTTGGCCTTCTTAGACACTCTTGTTGATGATGCAAATGATCTGAAGGAGCTGAGATTGGCAGGGGTGTGTCAAAACACGCTTGGGAGTGATGAAGAAGTGGCCAAACTCTTGAATTCTATAGGGACTGAATTGGCCAGCAAAGAATTCTGCTTGCTCAGCACTGGAATGATGGCTTATAATGAGAAATACACTCGAGTCAGAGATGAAATTAAAAAGCATTGTAATACCAAGTGGAAAACATGGATGGCTCAAGTTTATAACACACATTTCAGCAATCCTTGGTCTATATGTGCCTTCTTGGCTGCAGCACTAGCACTTGTGCTCACTGCTATCCAAACTTGGCTGGCCTTTCTCTCCAATAATTGA